A region from the Chanodichthys erythropterus isolate Z2021 chromosome 5, ASM2448905v1, whole genome shotgun sequence genome encodes:
- the calhm1a gene encoding calcium homeostasis modulator 1, with translation MDKFRIMVQFLQANQESFMNGICGIMALASAQMYSSFEFTCPCLPDYNYAYGIGILIVPPIWFFLLGYVLNNNISVLTEEWKRPMGKRRKDPAVLRYMFSSMTQRALIAPAVWIAVTLMDGKSFLCAFTPTADLSEFVNESYQSLSKNELMKLQARIPCEDVFDGHEIISREAATRYIRCLSQACGWTFLMIITLIAFLIRAIRPCFTQAAFLKTKYWSHYIDTERKLFDETCKEHAKSFAKVCIQQYFESISGEIVPQLQLPIKKGKGKKDDDGEKQKSDEEKLLGVRKEEDMNKVLWNWHTCKPPLTLNKHAEDMNGHAHLDTHSVSDERHTRTPKKNTAVAYYSKV, from the exons ATGGATAAGTTTCGGATTATGGTCCAGTTTTTGCAAGCCAACCAAGAGTCCTTCATGAATGGCATCTGTGGGATCATGGCTCTGGCAAGTGCTCAAATGTATTCCTCCTTTGAGTTTACCTGTCCTTGCCTTCCAGACTACAATTACGCGTATGGAATCGGCATTCTAATAGTGCCACCGATATGGTTCTTTTTACTTGGATATGTACTTAACAACAACATATCAGTGTTAACTGAAGAATGGAAGAGACCGATGGGCAAGCGCAGAAAAGATCCAGCGGTTTTGCGCTACATGTTCAGCTCCATGACGCAGCGCGCTCTTATCGCTCCAGCTGTATGGATAGCCGTAACTTTAATGGATGGCAAGAGCTTTTTGTGCGCTTTCACTCCCACAGCGGATTTATCCGAGTTCGTCAACGAGAGCTATCAAAGCTTATCCAAAAATGAGCTTATGAAATTACAAGCAAGGATTCCATGCGAAGACGTATTTGATGGGCATGAGATTATATCCAGAGAAGCGGCCACTAGGTATATTCGCTGTTTGTCACAG gCCTGTGGATGGACCTTTTTAATGATCATAACTTTAATAGCCTTCTTGATAAGGGCGATAAGACCTTGTTTTACTCAAGCCGCTTTTCTTAAAACCAAATATTGGTCACACTACATTGATACGGAGCGCAAACTATTTGACGAAACGTGCAAAGAGCATGCCAAGAGCTTCGCTAAGGTCTGCATACAGCAATACTTCGAGAGCATCAGTGGTGAAATTGTTCCACAGCTCCAGCTACCCATAAAGAAAGGAAAAGGTAAAAAAGATGATGATGGAGAAAAACAGAAGAGTGACGAGGAGAAGCTTCTTGGGGTCCGTAAAGAAGAAGACATGAATAAAGTCCTGTGGAACTGGCACACATGTAAACCCCCACTAACGCTGAATAAACATGCTGAAGATATGAATGGACATGCTCACTTGGATACCCACAGCGTCTCTGATGAGCGGCACACTCGGACACCTAAGAAAAACACAGCTGTGGCATACTACTCCAAAGTCTGA